The Lepus europaeus isolate LE1 chromosome 21, mLepTim1.pri, whole genome shotgun sequence genome has a window encoding:
- the LOC133751032 gene encoding hemoglobin subunit theta-1-like: MALWAAEQALLRALCKKLGSNVGVYATEALQRTLEAFPRTKVYFSHMDLSPGSAQVRAHGRKVADALTLAADHLDDLPGALSALSDLHVRTLRVDPHHCGLLGHCLLVTLARHYPGDFGPAMHASVDKFLHHVMSALTSTYC; this comes from the exons ATGGCGCTGTGGGCGGCGGAGCAGGCGCTGCTGCGCGCCCTGTGCAAGAAGCTGGGGAGCAACGTGGGCGTCTACGCGACCGAGGCCCTGCAGAG AACCTTGGAGGCCTTCCCGCGCACCAAGGTCTACTTCTCCCACATGGACCTGAGCCCGGGCTCCGCCCAGGTCCGAGCCCACGGCCGGAAGGTGGCCGACGCGCTGACCCTCGCCGCGGACCACCTGGACGACCTGCCCGGCGCGCTGTCCGCTCTGAGCGACCTGCACGTGCGCACGCTGCGCGTGGACCCCCACCACTGCGGG ctgctgggccACTGTCTGCTGGTGACCCTCGCCCGGCACTACCCCGGAGACTTCGGCCCCGCCATGCACGCCTCGGTGGACAAATTCCTGCACCACGTCATGTCGGCGCTGACCTCCACGTACTGCTGA
- the LOC133750786 gene encoding hemoglobin subunit zeta-like, with the protein MSLTNSEKSIIMSLWDKVSSQAEAIGTEALERFFLSYPQSKPSFPQFDQLPGSAQLRARGAELAAALNDAVKNMDDMDVALSPLSDLLAYKLRVDPVNFRLLSHGLQVTLARYLPRDFTAETQAAWDKFLGRVPDLMTAKNR; encoded by the exons ATGTCTCTGACCAACAGCGAGAAGAGCATCATCATGTCCCTCTGGGACAAGGTCTCCTCCCAGGCTGAGGCCATCGGCACCGAGGCTCTGGAGAG gttcTTCCTCAGCTATCCGCAGTCCAAGCCCAGTTTCCCGCAATTCGACCAGCTGCCGGGCTCAGCGCAGCTGCGGGCCCGTGGAGCCGAATTGGCAGCCGCGCTAAACGACGCAGTCAAGAACATGGACGACATGGATGTCGCACTGTCCCCACTGAGCGACCTGCTCGCCTACAAGCTGCGCGTGGACCCGGTCAACTTCAGG CTCCTGTCCCATGGCCTGCAGGTCACTCTGGCCAGGTACCTGCCCAGAGACTTCACCGCCGAGACCCAAGCTGCCTGGGACAAGTTCCTGGGCCGAGTGCCCGACCTCATGACCGCTAAGAACCGCTGA
- the LOC133750744 gene encoding hemoglobin subunit theta-1-like: MALSATERALLRALWKKLGSNVGVYATEALQRTLEAFPRTKVYFSHMDLSPGSAQVRAHGRKVADALTLAADHLDDLPGALSALSDLHVRTLRVDPHHFGLLGHCLLVTLARHYPGDFGPAMHASVDKFLHHVMSALTSTYR, encoded by the exons ATGGCACTGTCGGCAACGGAGCGGGCGCTGCTGCGCGCCCTGTGGAAGAAGCTGGGGAGCAACGTGGGCGTCTACGCGACCGAGGCCCTGCAGAG AACCTTGGAGGCCTTCCCGCGCACCAAGGTCTACTTCTCCCACATGGACCTGAGCCCGGGCTCCGCCCAGGTCCGAGCCCACGGCCGGAAGGTGGCCGACGCGCTGACCCTCGCCGCGGACCACCTGGACGACCTGCCCGGCGCGCTGTCCGCTCTGAGCGACCTGCACGTGCGCACGCTGCGCGTGGACCCCCACCACTTCGGG ctgctgggccACTGTCTGCTGGTGACCCTCGCCCGGCACTACCCCGGAGACTTCGGCCCCGCCATGCACGCCTCGGTGGACAAATTCCTGCACCACGTCATGTCGGCGCTGACCTCCACGTACCGCTGA